One region of Bacillus pumilus genomic DNA includes:
- the prfB gene encoding peptide chain release factor 2 (programmed frameshift): protein MELVEIRQELENMASRLADFRGSLDLETKEAKIAELEATMSEADFWNDQQKAQGVINEANALKDNVNSYHELSESHEELQMTHDLLKEDYDEELHVELEKELKNLTKQFNDFELQLLLSEPYDKNNAILELHPGAGGTESQDWGSMLLRMYTRWAERRGFKVETLDYLPGDEAGIKSVTLLIKGHNAYGYLKAEKGVHRLVRISPFDSSGRRHTSFVSCDVMPEFNEEIDIDIRTEDIKVDTYRASGAGGQHVNTTDSAVRITHIPTNVVVTCQTERSQIKNRERAMKMLKSKLYQRRIEEQQAELDEIRGEQKEIGWGSQIRSYVFHPYSLVKDHRTNTEMGNVQAVMDGDLDSFIDAYLRSKLS, encoded by the exons ATGGAATTAGTAGAAATTAGACAAGAGCTTGAAAATATGGCTAGCAGGCTAGCTGATTTTAGGGGGTCTCTT GACCTCGAAACAAAAGAAGCCAAAATTGCAGAACTTGAAGCGACCATGTCAGAGGCTGATTTTTGGAATGATCAGCAAAAGGCACAAGGCGTCATCAATGAAGCCAATGCACTAAAGGATAATGTGAATTCATACCATGAGCTCAGTGAATCTCATGAAGAGCTGCAAATGACACATGACCTGTTAAAGGAAGATTATGACGAGGAGCTTCATGTAGAGCTTGAGAAAGAGCTGAAGAACTTAACTAAGCAATTTAACGACTTTGAACTGCAGCTTCTCTTAAGTGAACCATATGATAAAAACAATGCCATCCTTGAGCTTCACCCAGGCGCAGGCGGTACTGAATCACAGGACTGGGGTTCTATGCTTCTGAGAATGTATACTCGCTGGGCAGAGCGCAGAGGCTTTAAGGTTGAAACGCTTGATTATCTTCCTGGTGATGAAGCAGGAATTAAGTCTGTGACATTGCTCATTAAAGGGCATAACGCATACGGGTACTTAAAGGCAGAAAAAGGGGTCCATCGTTTGGTTCGTATTTCTCCTTTTGATTCATCTGGCCGTAGACATACATCGTTCGTTTCCTGTGATGTCATGCCTGAGTTCAATGAAGAAATCGATATTGATATTCGAACAGAAGATATTAAAGTGGATACGTATCGAGCAAGCGGTGCAGGTGGACAGCACGTCAATACGACTGACTCTGCCGTTCGTATCACACACATTCCAACCAATGTCGTGGTGACATGCCAAACAGAAAGATCACAAATCAAAAACAGAGAACGTGCGATGAAAATGCTGAAATCGAAACTTTATCAAAGACGGATCGAAGAACAGCAGGCTGAATTGGATGAAATTAGAGGAGAGCAGAAAGAAATTGGCTGGGGAAGCCAAATTCGCTCTTATGTATTCCATCCGTATTCTCTTGTGAAAGACCATCGAACCAATACGGAGATGGGAAATGTTCAAGCGGTCATGGATGGAGATTTAGATTCATTTATCGATGCTTACTTACGTTCGAAATTATCATAA
- a CDS encoding M3 family oligoendopeptidase, whose translation MGLTTLQETWDLDAFFKGGSASPEFKTYLQHIQQLLDELRQKVDAFSKEDTHIENRLTSVLDTYETTYKKLSQAGSFVSCLQSQNTKDMKAGSLRGTIAKLEADLGTILALFDQALAAISPGKWEDLMNSEAFSDVRYILNERRERVKDQLPVEQETLIQKLAVDGYHAWDELYSSLVNKITIPFEQHGETQMISVGQAENAMDDSDREVRKAVYHNLEHAWTQDEHLFASTLNHLAGFRLQVYEARGWDHILKEPLDICRMKQETLDAMWSVIDEHKQPFIDYLHRKADMLGVDKLSWFDVGAPIGSETKIYPYQEAAAFIVKHFAGFGEELAAFTEKAFNERWVEAEDRPNKRVGGFCTNFPDSGESRIFMTFSGSPSNVATLAHELGHSFHQEVMQDVRILNRKYAMNVAETASTFAEMIVADASLKEAANEEERLSLLEDKLQRSVAFFMNIQSRFLFEQRFYEERKQGEVPADRLNELMVEAQKEAFGDSLDEYHPHFWASKLHFHITGVPFYNFPYTFGYMFSLGIYAKALQAGTSFEEKYIALLKDTASMTVEDLAFKHLGVDLTQKDFWEEAISLAVADAEEFLEATKK comes from the coding sequence TTGGGATTAACAACATTACAAGAGACGTGGGATTTAGATGCCTTTTTTAAAGGAGGCAGCGCTTCACCAGAATTTAAAACATACTTGCAACACATTCAGCAGCTATTAGATGAATTACGACAAAAGGTCGATGCCTTTTCAAAAGAAGATACACACATTGAGAATAGGTTAACGTCTGTCCTTGACACGTATGAAACCACATATAAAAAACTGTCTCAAGCAGGTTCATTTGTTTCCTGTCTTCAATCTCAAAATACAAAGGATATGAAGGCTGGCAGTCTTCGAGGTACGATTGCTAAGCTGGAAGCTGATTTAGGTACCATTCTTGCGCTGTTTGATCAGGCGCTTGCTGCCATCTCTCCTGGAAAATGGGAGGATCTCATGAATTCAGAGGCCTTTTCAGATGTTCGTTACATATTAAATGAACGCAGAGAACGCGTGAAGGATCAATTGCCTGTTGAACAAGAAACATTGATTCAAAAGCTAGCCGTAGATGGCTACCATGCATGGGATGAGCTTTATTCTAGCTTAGTGAATAAGATTACGATTCCATTTGAACAACATGGTGAAACGCAGATGATCTCTGTCGGCCAAGCGGAAAATGCGATGGATGATTCAGACCGTGAAGTCAGAAAGGCTGTTTATCATAACCTAGAGCATGCATGGACGCAGGACGAACATCTATTTGCAAGCACGCTCAATCATTTGGCAGGTTTTCGTTTGCAAGTATATGAAGCAAGAGGCTGGGATCATATCTTAAAAGAGCCGCTTGATATTTGCCGGATGAAACAAGAAACCCTTGATGCCATGTGGTCTGTGATTGATGAACATAAGCAGCCATTCATTGATTATTTACATCGAAAGGCTGACATGCTTGGAGTGGATAAGCTAAGCTGGTTTGATGTTGGGGCTCCTATTGGCAGTGAGACCAAGATCTATCCGTATCAGGAAGCAGCTGCTTTTATTGTGAAGCATTTCGCTGGGTTTGGAGAAGAGCTTGCTGCTTTTACAGAAAAGGCCTTTAATGAGCGTTGGGTAGAAGCTGAGGATCGCCCGAACAAACGAGTAGGCGGTTTTTGTACAAATTTCCCTGACAGCGGAGAGTCCCGTATTTTTATGACCTTCTCAGGAAGTCCATCCAATGTGGCGACACTTGCGCATGAGCTTGGTCATTCGTTCCATCAGGAAGTGATGCAGGATGTTCGCATTCTTAATCGCAAATATGCGATGAATGTAGCTGAAACGGCGTCGACATTCGCAGAAATGATTGTGGCTGATGCTTCATTGAAAGAAGCGGCAAATGAAGAGGAGCGCCTCAGTTTGTTAGAGGATAAGCTGCAGCGGAGTGTAGCTTTTTTCATGAACATTCAATCTCGTTTCTTATTTGAACAGCGTTTTTATGAAGAGCGTAAACAAGGAGAAGTGCCGGCGGATCGGTTGAATGAGCTGATGGTAGAAGCGCAGAAAGAAGCCTTTGGTGACTCACTAGATGAATACCATCCGCATTTCTGGGCGTCTAAGCTGCATTTCCATATCACAGGTGTACCGTTTTATAATTTCCCGTACACATTTGGCTACATGTTCTCACTAGGAATTTATGCAAAGGCCTTGCAGGCTGGTACTTCGTTTGAAGAAAAGTACATTGCATTATTAAAGGACACAGCTTCAATGACAGTAGAAGATTTGGCCTTTAAGCACTTAGGTGTCGATCTTACCCAAAAAGACTTTTGGGAGGAAGCCATTAGCCTCGCTGTAGCAGACGCTGAAGAGTTTTTAGAAGCGACGAAAAAGTGA
- the secA gene encoding preprotein translocase subunit SecA, whose amino-acid sequence MLGILNKVFDPTKRTISKYEKKANEIEALAQDFEKLSDEALRNKTNEFKEKLEKGQSVDDLLVEAFATVREASRRVTGMFPFKVQLMGGIALHEGNISEMKTGEGKTLTSTMPVYLNALSGKGVHIVTVNEYLASRDAEEMGKIFEFLGLTVGLNLNSLDKDEKREAYAADITYSTNNELGFDYLRDNMVLYKEQMVQRPLHYAVIDEVDSILVDEARTPLIISGQAAKSTKLYVQANAFVRTLKIEDDFTYDIKTKSVQLTESGMTKAEKAFGIENLFDVKHVALNHHIAQALKAHVAMQKDVDYVVEEGQVVIVDSFTGRLMKGRRYSEGLHQAIEAKEGLEVQNESMTLATITFQNYFRMYEKLSGMTGTAKTEEEEFRNIYNMQVVTIPTNQPVVRDDRPDLIYRTMEGKFKAVAEDVAQRYMTGQPVLVGTVAVETSELISKLLKNKGIPHQVLNAKNHEREAQIIEEAGQKGAVTIATNMAGRGTDIKLGEGVKELGGLAVIGTERHESRRIDNQLRGRSGRQGDPGITQFYLSMEDELMRRFGAERTMAMLDRFGMDDTTPIQSKMVSKAVESSQKRVEGNNFDSRKQLLQYDDVLRQQREVIYKQRFEVIDSDNLKSIVINMIQSSIERAVGSYTPKEELPEEWKLDGLVELINTNYLDEGAISVKDVYGKEADEITSFIMDRIKEKYDAKEETYGDEQMREFEKVIVLRAVDSKWMDHIDAMDQLRQGIHLRAYAQTNPLREYQMEGFAMFEHMVASIEDDVAKYVLKSEIQNNLEREEVVQGQTTAHQPQEGDEEKTVKKKPVRKVVDIGRNSPCHCGSGKKYKNCHGKTE is encoded by the coding sequence ATGCTTGGAATCTTAAACAAAGTGTTTGATCCTACGAAACGTACGATCAGCAAATATGAAAAAAAAGCAAATGAAATTGAAGCTCTTGCTCAAGATTTTGAGAAATTATCTGACGAGGCTTTACGAAATAAAACGAACGAATTTAAAGAAAAACTTGAAAAAGGACAATCCGTGGATGACCTGTTGGTTGAAGCATTTGCAACGGTTCGCGAGGCATCACGCCGCGTGACAGGAATGTTCCCATTTAAGGTGCAGCTCATGGGGGGGATCGCGCTTCATGAAGGCAACATCTCTGAGATGAAAACAGGTGAAGGTAAAACGTTGACTTCAACAATGCCTGTTTATTTAAATGCTCTTTCTGGAAAAGGCGTCCACATTGTGACAGTCAACGAATATTTGGCAAGCCGTGATGCAGAGGAAATGGGCAAGATTTTTGAGTTTCTTGGCTTAACGGTTGGCTTAAACTTAAACAGCTTAGACAAAGATGAAAAAAGAGAAGCATATGCTGCTGATATTACGTATTCTACAAACAATGAACTTGGCTTTGACTATTTACGAGATAACATGGTGCTTTACAAAGAGCAAATGGTTCAAAGACCGCTTCATTATGCCGTGATTGATGAGGTTGACTCCATCTTAGTTGATGAAGCGAGAACACCTCTTATTATTTCTGGACAAGCTGCGAAATCTACAAAGCTTTACGTTCAAGCCAATGCATTTGTTCGTACATTAAAAATAGAAGATGATTTCACATACGATATTAAAACAAAAAGTGTACAGCTGACAGAAAGTGGAATGACGAAGGCGGAAAAAGCATTCGGCATCGAAAACTTATTTGATGTCAAACATGTCGCACTGAACCATCACATCGCCCAGGCGCTAAAGGCACATGTTGCGATGCAAAAAGATGTGGATTATGTCGTTGAAGAAGGTCAAGTCGTTATTGTTGACTCGTTCACAGGACGTCTAATGAAAGGACGCCGTTATAGTGAAGGTCTGCATCAAGCCATTGAGGCAAAAGAAGGTCTCGAAGTGCAGAACGAAAGCATGACCCTTGCAACGATTACGTTCCAGAACTACTTCCGCATGTATGAAAAGCTTTCTGGTATGACGGGTACAGCGAAAACGGAAGAAGAAGAATTCCGTAACATTTACAACATGCAGGTTGTGACAATCCCGACCAATCAACCAGTCGTTCGTGATGACAGACCTGATTTAATTTACCGCACAATGGAAGGTAAATTTAAAGCAGTGGCTGAAGATGTTGCGCAGCGCTATATGACAGGGCAACCAGTGCTTGTCGGAACAGTAGCGGTTGAGACGTCTGAGCTTATTTCTAAGCTGCTTAAAAATAAAGGGATTCCTCATCAAGTGTTAAATGCGAAAAACCATGAGCGTGAGGCACAAATTATTGAAGAGGCTGGTCAAAAGGGTGCCGTCACCATTGCGACCAACATGGCAGGACGTGGTACGGACATCAAGCTTGGCGAAGGCGTCAAAGAGCTTGGCGGTCTAGCTGTAATTGGGACAGAGCGTCATGAATCACGACGTATTGATAACCAGCTGCGTGGACGTTCTGGTCGTCAAGGAGACCCAGGGATTACCCAATTCTATCTCTCCATGGAAGATGAATTGATGCGTCGATTTGGTGCAGAGCGTACGATGGCCATGCTTGACCGCTTTGGCATGGATGACACTACGCCTATCCAAAGTAAAATGGTGTCTAAAGCCGTTGAATCATCTCAAAAACGCGTTGAGGGGAACAACTTTGATTCCCGTAAACAGCTTCTGCAATATGACGATGTGCTTCGTCAGCAGCGTGAAGTGATTTACAAGCAGCGCTTTGAAGTCATTGATTCTGATAACTTAAAATCGATTGTGATCAATATGATTCAGTCTTCAATTGAGCGCGCTGTTGGTTCTTATACGCCGAAAGAAGAGCTTCCAGAAGAGTGGAAACTAGATGGTCTTGTTGAATTAATCAACACGAACTATTTAGATGAAGGAGCCATTTCGGTCAAGGATGTTTACGGTAAAGAAGCAGATGAAATCACCTCCTTCATTATGGATCGTATTAAAGAAAAATACGATGCAAAAGAAGAAACATATGGCGACGAACAAATGCGAGAATTTGAAAAAGTCATCGTTCTTCGTGCGGTGGATTCAAAGTGGATGGATCATATCGATGCAATGGATCAACTGCGTCAAGGGATTCATTTACGTGCGTATGCACAAACAAATCCGCTTCGTGAGTATCAAATGGAAGGATTTGCGATGTTTGAGCACATGGTCGCTTCAATCGAAGATGATGTGGCCAAATATGTTTTGAAATCAGAAATCCAAAACAACTTAGAACGTGAAGAAGTCGTTCAAGGTCAAACAACAGCTCATCAGCCTCAAGAGGGTGATGAGGAGAAGACAGTGAAAAAGAAGCCGGTACGTAAAGTCGTAGACATTGGTCGAAACTCACCATGTCACTGCGGAAGCGGCAAGAAATATAAAAATTGTCATGGGAAGACAGAATAA
- the hpf gene encoding ribosome hibernation-promoting factor, HPF/YfiA family translates to MNYNVRGENIDVTPALRDHVEKKIGKLERYFETDVDASVNVNLKFYNDQESKVEVTIPMTDLALRAEVHNEDMYNAVDLAASKLERQIRKHKTKVNRKFREQGAKKHLFAGGNGTADVAVQDDEEIDETEIVRQKRFNLKPMDSEEAILQMNMLGHSFFVFTNAETNLTNVVYRRNDGKYGLIEPNA, encoded by the coding sequence ATGAATTACAATGTCAGAGGAGAAAACATCGACGTAACACCTGCACTAAGAGATCATGTCGAGAAAAAAATTGGAAAGCTGGAGCGTTATTTTGAGACAGACGTAGATGCTTCAGTCAACGTGAACTTGAAGTTTTACAATGATCAAGAATCTAAAGTTGAGGTTACCATTCCAATGACTGATCTAGCACTTCGAGCTGAGGTGCATAATGAAGATATGTACAATGCAGTAGACCTAGCAGCCAGTAAATTAGAACGTCAAATTCGAAAACACAAAACAAAAGTAAACCGTAAATTCCGCGAACAAGGTGCCAAAAAGCACTTATTTGCTGGAGGAAATGGGACGGCTGATGTAGCTGTTCAAGATGACGAAGAAATTGATGAAACAGAAATCGTCAGACAAAAACGTTTCAATTTAAAACCGATGGATAGCGAAGAGGCCATCCTTCAAATGAACATGTTAGGTCATAGTTTCTTCGTCTTCACAAATGCTGAGACAAATTTGACCAATGTGGTCTATCGCCGAAATGATGGAAAATATGGACTGATTGAGCCGAACGCTTAA